The Xiphophorus hellerii strain 12219 chromosome 5, Xiphophorus_hellerii-4.1, whole genome shotgun sequence genome window below encodes:
- the sorbs2a gene encoding sorbin and SH3 domain-containing protein 2 isoform X3: MNTDSGGIARKSVALSLILSPMKRVQSSPNLATANDSHSTEFDSWRSRSVTDGLKNGDASSSSLAAKGFRSVRPNLQDKKSPTQDVSPLPQPPPRRESFNLLSIGTNPPEFNSIIDLANDLSSGRLTFTKNDKAVLKESYTVSSTSSYSYSETSGNSVQQVNQSTAANNMSNLSASATTSTQKRKVSSLKLTPVTIPDPPDHVNPQFESHSKILTSGSLSLSSPPPQMVSNTPQTPSQTASVYVHLNAENLKNPAALASSPRVEVKVPDQDPDQTSTPAPTQVKMTMPPPTIPPRPSPAQLLGQVLSHAMNGSTSYPQRPMSPPSYPPPPPPSLHTGLQRHSRSSEGSESVTRESVVSGHTSISSTVPLARFSEEEKKVSIVKAPHYEGIGPVDESGIPIAIRTTVDRPKDWYKTMFKQIHKVHKADDDYSGTYNATYAFINNADDYSTTMAHPPPRTHTYRPLSKSPSDNGGQRVPREPSPSPVPPPPPPMPSLLQLRARDSDRDKDSTDMNEWGPPDRKVDTRKYRAEPKSIFEYEPGKSSILEHERPTYDDIDLENEPWYKFFSELEFGRPPPKKRLDYNPDISTRQRIETTLHIAPADKASERPASAASDYRKRRKSEPSSSQVNAQSQSRAATSPRPVDAYRSSSSLKKPFIRSSPSSPSRAKGGDACNMFSNSISTPGPYESTSLPPLLSDSDHSHEDASQEGSTSSKQSVFCTNNWQPNSQDDKTWSSSEEAPPSSGKLKSRSCDDLLNDGHSGSGGQNATRSESAGSLVCDGNIPTVSSSTHSLPPLHRRRAHDSPGFLQLYRKMHQIDRAQLIPSEVIRSVRARILELERQPHLHRHRLSPWTPSWGVEVPRDMVPNRISEYERLIQKSKSMPNLGDGEVPSGTTTPGGSSSRASSGGGVTPSFPKRRFSIESLLEEDPNSNNRTVRHSMDHIPRSPPEGQPRVGPEPGRGQTFSAPPVPQGPQANPDYSDSEQDAIASDLSDFIQVEGSSFCSESDFDHCSLTSSESLYGSATLHHHHHLRHHHHHHHHHQGHQSLGQSQGYQHRHLISTCKGRCPASYTRFTTMLRHERERARQENQRQQSRNSHFQIQGSQSQQAMSKLAFLVSPVPFRRKKGSPPTARRSSSGGGGRGSRPKSKQAIYEALDAALRDIYEHIQAERGHRSSRPPDDSILRRILAELLPSVPERSSSLRGRRGCWHGGHSSTSVYPEGSPTGFASYRGEPSTPSLQSPRLQSPISACYGRHLETSNNNEYGEEQGNGNGLCYSDQDVSRSYSTMDDRHTPQSRRATPDKEVSHKQMTQLILFSLLHQKQPARAIYDFKAQTAKELTFKKGDSVNIIRQIDNNWYEGEHRGRVGIFPIAYVEKTPSSEKHQPIRPPPPAQVREIGEALARYNFNADTNVELSLRKGERVVVVRQVDQNWYEGKIPGTTKQGIFPVSYVEIVKHSPSKSSSHHVDPHAYSRTPSSTPIKDPVVGGKPPRSPILSRRSYLSPVRGRRRLVQDALHGGGDPYQALYNYTPRNEDELELKEGDVVDVMEKCDDGWFVGTSRRSKLFGTFPGNYVKLL; this comes from the exons ATGAATACAG ATAGCGGAGGAATTGCGAGAAAAAGCGTGGCCTTGTCACTCATACTCTCTCCAATGAAGAGGGTCCAGAGCTCACCAAATTTGGCCACAG CTAATGATTCTCACTCAACAGAGTTTG ATTCTTGGCGGTCCCGCAGTGTTACTGATGGTTTGAAGAATGGAGATGCCAGCAGTTCATCTCTTGCTGCCAAAGGATTTCGGAGTGTCAGACCCAACCTACAGGACAAAAAGTCTCCCACACAG GATGTCAGTCCCTTGCCACAGCCACCCCCCAGGAGAGAGAGCTTTAACCTCTTGTCCATTGGCACCAATCCACCGGAATTCAACTCAATCATTGATCTGGCTAATGACTTAAGTTCTGGAAGGCTAACATTCACAAAGAACGACAAAGCTGTATTAAAAGAATCCTACACGGTTAGCAGCACATCCTCTTACTCTTACTCGGAGACCAGTGGAAATTCAGTCCAGCAGGTTAATCAGTCCACAGCTGCAAATAATATGAGCAACCTCAGTGCCTCTGCCACTACCAGCACACAGAAACGTAAGGTTTCTTCACTTAAGCTAACACCTGTCACTATCCCTGACCCTCCTGATCACGTTAACCCTCAATTTGAATCCCATTCCAAGATCCTGACCTCAGGCTCCCTCTCACTATCTTCTCCACCTCCACAAATGGTTTCAAACACGCCCCAAACCCCATCACAGACTGCTTCAGTTTATGTCCACTTAAAtgcagaaaatctaaaaaatccAGCAGCTTTGGCTTCAAGTCCAAGAGTGGAGGTGAAGGTTCCAGATCAAGATCCAGATCAGACCTCAACACCAGCCCCAACGCAAGTGAAGATGACAATGCCTCCTCCTACTATTCCACCAAGACCTTCGCCTGCACAACTGTTG GGTCAAGTTCTTTCTCATGCAATGAATGGAAGTACCAGCTATCCACAGAGGCCCATGTCTCCACCGTCAtatcctccccctcctcctccatcacTCCACACAGGCCTCCAGAGACACAGCAGGAGCTCAG AGGGCAGTGAGTCGGTCACCAGGGAGTCTGTGGTTTCAGGTCACACCAGCATCAGCAGCACAGTGCCCCTCGCTCGCTtctcagaagaagaaaagaaggtgTCCATCGTTAAAGCCCCGCATTACGAAGGCATTGGACCTGTGGATGAGTCTGGCATCCCTATTGCCATTCGCACG acAGTTGACAGGCCAAAAGATTGGTACAAAACTATGTTCAAACAGATTCACAAAGTTCACAAAGCAG ATGATGACTACTCTGGCACATACAATGCAACATATGCTTTCATAAACAATG CCGATGACTACAGCACCACCATGGCCCACCCACCTCCTCGGACACACACATATAGACCTCTGTCCAAAAGTCCCTCAGACAACGGTGGGCAGCGGGTTCCTCGGGAGCCCTCACCTTCCCCAGTACCCCCACCACCTCCACCAATGCCCTCCCTCCTGCAGCTTAGGGCCAGAGACAGCGACCGGGACAAAGATTCAACAGACAT GAATGAATGGGGTCCTCcagacaggaaagtggacaCACGAAAGTACCGCGCAGAGCCCAAGAGTATATTTGAGTATGAGCCTGGCAAGTCATCAATTCTGGAGCATGAAAGACCA ACCTATGATGACATAGATTTAGAGAACGAGCCTTGGTATAAGTTCTTTTCCGAGCTGGAGTTTGGGCGGCCG CCTCCTAAAAAACGGCTGGATTATAATCCAGACATCTCCACCCGCCAGCGCATTGAG ACAACCCTCCACATCGCCCCGGCTGACAAGGCTTCAGAGAGACCTGCAAG tgCTGCCAGCGACTACAGGAAAAGAAGGAAGTCTGAGCCATCAAGTTCACAAGTGAATGCCCAGTCCCAGAGCAGAGCTGCAACTTCCCCTAGACCAGTGGATGCCTACAGATCCAGCAGCAGCCTAAAGAAACCTTTCATTCgttcctcaccttcctcacccTCCAGAGCCAAAG GTGGGGACGCATGCAACATGTTTTCAAACAGTATAAGCACCCCAGGTCCTTATGAGAGTacctctctccctcctctcctttCTGACTCTGATCATTCCCATGAGGATGCCAGCCAGGAAGGCAGCACTTCCTCAAAACAGTCTGTCTTCTGCACAAACAACTGGCAGCCAAACAGCCAGGACGATAAAACATGGAGCAGTTCAGAGGAAGCACCACCCTCCTCTGGCAAGCTCAAATCCCGCAGTTGCGATGACTTGCTTAACGACGGacattctggttctggtggccAAAATGCCACTCGCTCAGAAAGCGCTGGGTCGCTGGTGTGTGATGGGAACATCCCTACGGTATCGTCCTCTACTCATTCACTGCCCCCTCTCCATCGGCGACGTGCGCACGATTCTCCAGGTTTCCTCCAGCTGTATCGTAAAATGCACCAGATTGACCGAGCTCAGCTCATCCCATCTGAAGTAATCCGTTCAGTCCGTGCTCGCATTCTGGAACTAGAGCGCCAGCCTCATCTGCATCGCCATCGCCTTTCTCCTTGGACACCCTCCTGGGGTGTGGAAGTGCCAAGGGACATGGTGCCGAACCGCATTTCTGAATACGAGCGTCTAATTCAGAAGTCCAAATCCATGCCTAACTTGGGTGACGGTGAGGTGCCTTCGGGCACAACAACACCGGGTGGCTCGTCATCTCGTGCTAGCAGCGGAGGTGGTGTGACTCCCAGTTTTCCAAAACGGCGTTTTTCCATTGAGTCATTACTAGAGGAAGATCCCAATAGCAACAATAGGACTGTACGTCACAGCATGGATCACATACCTCGTAGCCCACCGGAGGGGCAACCTCGTGTTGGACCCGAGCCCGGACGTGGGCAAACATTTTCGGCTCCTCCTGTTCCTCAAGGCCCGCAAGCAAATCCTGACTATTCTGATAGTGAACAAGACGCCATTGCATCTGACCTCAGTGACTTCATCCAGGTGGAGGGTTCCTCATTTTGCAGTGAGAGTGATTTTGACCATTGTTCCCTAACTTCCTCTGAAAGCTTGTATGGATCGGCcaccctccaccaccaccaccaccttcgtcaccaccaccatcaccaccatcatcatcaagGTCACCAAAGTCTAGGCCAGAGCCAGGGCTACCAACACCGCCACCTCATCAGCACTTGCAAGGGCCGCTGCCCAGCCTCATACACTCGTTTTACGACCATGCTTCGCCATGAGAGAGAGCGAGCACGACAAGAGAACCAGAGACAGCAGAGCCGCAACAGCCATTTCCAAATTCAGGGCTCGCAGTCTCAGCAAGCAATGTCCAAGCTGGCCTTCTTGGTCAGCCCAGTGCCTTTCCGCAGGAAAAAGGGCTCACCACCTACCGCTAGAAGAAGCAGCAGTGGTGGAGGAGGACGAGGTAGCAGACCCAAGTCCAAACAGGCCATTTATGAAGCACTTGATGCAGCCTTGAGAGACATTTATGAGCACATTCAAGCAGAAAGAGGCCACAGAAGCtctaggccacctgatgacagTATTTTGAGAAGAATCCTGGCTGAACTGTTGCCAAGTGTGCCTGAAAGAAGCTCCTCTTTGCGAGGGCGGAGGGGTTGCTGGCATGGGGGTCACTCCTCCACATCTGTTTACCCAGAAGGAAGCCCGACTGGGTTTGCTTCATACAGAGGAGAACCATCCACACCAAGCCTACAGTCACCGAGGTTACAGTCGCCAATCAGTGCCTGCTATGGACGACATTTGGAGACCTCAAACAATAATGAATATGGGGAAGAGCAAGGCAACGGAAATGGTCTTTGTTATTCAG ACCAGGATGTATCGAGGAGTTATTCCACCATGGATGATCGACACACACCGCAGAGCAGAAGAGCAACTCCTGACAAAGAG GTCTCCCATAAACAGATGACACAACTTATTCTGTTCTCTCTCCTCCATCAGAAACAGCCTGCAAGAGCAATTTATGATTTTAAGGCACAAACAGCAAA GGAGTTGACATTTAAAAAGGGCGACTCGGTCAACATCATCAGGCAAATAGATAACAACTGGTACGAAGGCGAGCACAGAGGCCGGGTGGGCATCTTCCCCATCGCATACGTTGAG AAGACGCCGTCGTCAGAGAAGCATCAGCCAAtccgtcctcctcctccagctcaggTCAGGGAGATCGGCGAGGCTCTGGCACGCTATAACTTCAACGCTGACACTAACGTGGAGCTGTCACTAAGAAAG GGGGAGAGAGTTGTAGTCGTCAGGCAGGTGGACCAGAACTGGTATGAGGGGAAGATTCCGGGAACAACCAAGCAAGGCATCTTTCCGGTTTCCTATGTTGAAATTGTCAAGCACTCTCCATCCAAGAGCTCCTCCCATCATGTAGATCCACATGCTTACAGCCGGACACCAAGCTCCACCCCCATCAAG GATCCAGTTGTTGGCGGTAAACCCCCGCGTAGCCCCATCTTGTCCAGGAGGTCCTATCTGTCGCCAGTTAGAGGTCGAAGG CGGTTGGTACAGGATGCACTCCATGGTGGAGGAGACCC GTACCAGGCTCTGTACAACTACACGCCTCGCAACGAGGACGAGCTGGAGCTGAAGGAGGGAGACGTTGTGGACGTCATGGAGAAATGTGACGACGGCTGGTTTGTTG GGACGTCTCGAAGGAGCAAGCTGTTCGGAACCTTCCCGGGAAACTACGTGAAGCTGCTATAA
- the sorbs2a gene encoding sorbin and SH3 domain-containing protein 2 isoform X4: protein MNTDSGGIARKSVALSLILSPMKRVQSSPNLATANDSHSTEFDSWRSRSVTDGLKNGDASSSSLAAKGFRSVRPNLQDKKSPTQDVSPLPQPPPRRESFNLLSIGTNPPEFNSIIDLANDLSSGRLTFTKNDKAVLKESYTVSSTSSYSYSETSGNSVQQVNQSTAANNMSNLSASATTSTQKRKVSSLKLTPVTIPDPPDHVNPQFESHSKILTSGSLSLSSPPPQMVSNTPQTPSQTASVYVHLNAENLKNPAALASSPRVEVKVPDQDPDQTSTPAPTQVKMTMPPPTIPPRPSPAQLLGQVLSHAMNGSTSYPQRPMSPPSYPPPPPPSLHTGLQRHSRSSEGSESVTRESVVSGHTSISSTVPLARFSEEEKKVSIVKAPHYEGIGPVDESGIPIAIRTTVDRPKDWYKTMFKQIHKVHKADDDYSGTYNATYAFINNADDYSTTMAHPPPRTHTYRPLSKSPSDNGGQRVPREPSPSPVPPPPPPMPSLLQLRARDSDRDKDSTDMNEWGPPDRKVDTRKYRAEPKSIFEYEPGKSSILEHERPTYDDIDLENEPWYKFFSELEFGRPPPKKRLDYNPDISTRQRIETTLHIAPADKASERPASAASDYRKRRKSEPSSSQVNAQSQSRAATSPRPVDAYRSSSSLKKPFIRSSPSSPSRAKGGDACNMFSNSISTPGPYESTSLPPLLSDSDHSHEDASQEGSTSSKQSVFCTNNWQPNSQDDKTWSSSEEAPPSSGKLKSRSCDDLLNDGHSGSGGQNATRSESAGSLVCDGNIPTVSSSTHSLPPLHRRRAHDSPGFLQLYRKMHQIDRAQLIPSEVIRSVRARILELERQPHLHRHRLSPWTPSWGVEVPRDMVPNRISEYERLIQKSKSMPNLGDGEVPSGTTTPGGSSSRASSGGGVTPSFPKRRFSIESLLEEDPNSNNRTVRHSMDHIPRSPPEGQPRVGPEPGRGQTFSAPPVPQGPQANPDYSDSEQDAIASDLSDFIQVEGSSFCSESDFDHCSLTSSESLYGSATLHHHHHLRHHHHHHHHHQGHQSLGQSQGYQHRHLISTCKGRCPASYTRFTTMLRHERERARQENQRQQSRNSHFQIQGSQSQQAMSKLAFLVSPVPFRRKKGSPPTARRSSSGGGGRGSRPKSKQAIYEALDAALRDIYEHIQAERGHRSSRPPDDSILRRILAELLPSVPERSSSLRGRRGCWHGGHSSTSVYPEGSPTGFASYRGEPSTPSLQSPRLQSPISACYGRHLETSNNNEYGEEQGNGNGLCYSDQDVSRSYSTMDDRHTPQSRRATPDKEVSHKQMTQLILFSLLHQKQPARAIYDFKAQTAKELTFKKGDSVNIIRQIDNNWYEGEHRGRVGIFPIAYVEKTPSSEKHQPIRPPPPAQVREIGEALARYNFNADTNVELSLRKGERVVVVRQVDQNWYEGKIPGTTKQGIFPVSYVEIVKHSPSKSSSHHVDPHAYSRTPSSTPIKRLVQDALHGGGDPYQALYNYTPRNEDELELKEGDVVDVMEKCDDGWFVGTSRRSKLFGTFPGNYVKLL from the exons ATGAATACAG ATAGCGGAGGAATTGCGAGAAAAAGCGTGGCCTTGTCACTCATACTCTCTCCAATGAAGAGGGTCCAGAGCTCACCAAATTTGGCCACAG CTAATGATTCTCACTCAACAGAGTTTG ATTCTTGGCGGTCCCGCAGTGTTACTGATGGTTTGAAGAATGGAGATGCCAGCAGTTCATCTCTTGCTGCCAAAGGATTTCGGAGTGTCAGACCCAACCTACAGGACAAAAAGTCTCCCACACAG GATGTCAGTCCCTTGCCACAGCCACCCCCCAGGAGAGAGAGCTTTAACCTCTTGTCCATTGGCACCAATCCACCGGAATTCAACTCAATCATTGATCTGGCTAATGACTTAAGTTCTGGAAGGCTAACATTCACAAAGAACGACAAAGCTGTATTAAAAGAATCCTACACGGTTAGCAGCACATCCTCTTACTCTTACTCGGAGACCAGTGGAAATTCAGTCCAGCAGGTTAATCAGTCCACAGCTGCAAATAATATGAGCAACCTCAGTGCCTCTGCCACTACCAGCACACAGAAACGTAAGGTTTCTTCACTTAAGCTAACACCTGTCACTATCCCTGACCCTCCTGATCACGTTAACCCTCAATTTGAATCCCATTCCAAGATCCTGACCTCAGGCTCCCTCTCACTATCTTCTCCACCTCCACAAATGGTTTCAAACACGCCCCAAACCCCATCACAGACTGCTTCAGTTTATGTCCACTTAAAtgcagaaaatctaaaaaatccAGCAGCTTTGGCTTCAAGTCCAAGAGTGGAGGTGAAGGTTCCAGATCAAGATCCAGATCAGACCTCAACACCAGCCCCAACGCAAGTGAAGATGACAATGCCTCCTCCTACTATTCCACCAAGACCTTCGCCTGCACAACTGTTG GGTCAAGTTCTTTCTCATGCAATGAATGGAAGTACCAGCTATCCACAGAGGCCCATGTCTCCACCGTCAtatcctccccctcctcctccatcacTCCACACAGGCCTCCAGAGACACAGCAGGAGCTCAG AGGGCAGTGAGTCGGTCACCAGGGAGTCTGTGGTTTCAGGTCACACCAGCATCAGCAGCACAGTGCCCCTCGCTCGCTtctcagaagaagaaaagaaggtgTCCATCGTTAAAGCCCCGCATTACGAAGGCATTGGACCTGTGGATGAGTCTGGCATCCCTATTGCCATTCGCACG acAGTTGACAGGCCAAAAGATTGGTACAAAACTATGTTCAAACAGATTCACAAAGTTCACAAAGCAG ATGATGACTACTCTGGCACATACAATGCAACATATGCTTTCATAAACAATG CCGATGACTACAGCACCACCATGGCCCACCCACCTCCTCGGACACACACATATAGACCTCTGTCCAAAAGTCCCTCAGACAACGGTGGGCAGCGGGTTCCTCGGGAGCCCTCACCTTCCCCAGTACCCCCACCACCTCCACCAATGCCCTCCCTCCTGCAGCTTAGGGCCAGAGACAGCGACCGGGACAAAGATTCAACAGACAT GAATGAATGGGGTCCTCcagacaggaaagtggacaCACGAAAGTACCGCGCAGAGCCCAAGAGTATATTTGAGTATGAGCCTGGCAAGTCATCAATTCTGGAGCATGAAAGACCA ACCTATGATGACATAGATTTAGAGAACGAGCCTTGGTATAAGTTCTTTTCCGAGCTGGAGTTTGGGCGGCCG CCTCCTAAAAAACGGCTGGATTATAATCCAGACATCTCCACCCGCCAGCGCATTGAG ACAACCCTCCACATCGCCCCGGCTGACAAGGCTTCAGAGAGACCTGCAAG tgCTGCCAGCGACTACAGGAAAAGAAGGAAGTCTGAGCCATCAAGTTCACAAGTGAATGCCCAGTCCCAGAGCAGAGCTGCAACTTCCCCTAGACCAGTGGATGCCTACAGATCCAGCAGCAGCCTAAAGAAACCTTTCATTCgttcctcaccttcctcacccTCCAGAGCCAAAG GTGGGGACGCATGCAACATGTTTTCAAACAGTATAAGCACCCCAGGTCCTTATGAGAGTacctctctccctcctctcctttCTGACTCTGATCATTCCCATGAGGATGCCAGCCAGGAAGGCAGCACTTCCTCAAAACAGTCTGTCTTCTGCACAAACAACTGGCAGCCAAACAGCCAGGACGATAAAACATGGAGCAGTTCAGAGGAAGCACCACCCTCCTCTGGCAAGCTCAAATCCCGCAGTTGCGATGACTTGCTTAACGACGGacattctggttctggtggccAAAATGCCACTCGCTCAGAAAGCGCTGGGTCGCTGGTGTGTGATGGGAACATCCCTACGGTATCGTCCTCTACTCATTCACTGCCCCCTCTCCATCGGCGACGTGCGCACGATTCTCCAGGTTTCCTCCAGCTGTATCGTAAAATGCACCAGATTGACCGAGCTCAGCTCATCCCATCTGAAGTAATCCGTTCAGTCCGTGCTCGCATTCTGGAACTAGAGCGCCAGCCTCATCTGCATCGCCATCGCCTTTCTCCTTGGACACCCTCCTGGGGTGTGGAAGTGCCAAGGGACATGGTGCCGAACCGCATTTCTGAATACGAGCGTCTAATTCAGAAGTCCAAATCCATGCCTAACTTGGGTGACGGTGAGGTGCCTTCGGGCACAACAACACCGGGTGGCTCGTCATCTCGTGCTAGCAGCGGAGGTGGTGTGACTCCCAGTTTTCCAAAACGGCGTTTTTCCATTGAGTCATTACTAGAGGAAGATCCCAATAGCAACAATAGGACTGTACGTCACAGCATGGATCACATACCTCGTAGCCCACCGGAGGGGCAACCTCGTGTTGGACCCGAGCCCGGACGTGGGCAAACATTTTCGGCTCCTCCTGTTCCTCAAGGCCCGCAAGCAAATCCTGACTATTCTGATAGTGAACAAGACGCCATTGCATCTGACCTCAGTGACTTCATCCAGGTGGAGGGTTCCTCATTTTGCAGTGAGAGTGATTTTGACCATTGTTCCCTAACTTCCTCTGAAAGCTTGTATGGATCGGCcaccctccaccaccaccaccaccttcgtcaccaccaccatcaccaccatcatcatcaagGTCACCAAAGTCTAGGCCAGAGCCAGGGCTACCAACACCGCCACCTCATCAGCACTTGCAAGGGCCGCTGCCCAGCCTCATACACTCGTTTTACGACCATGCTTCGCCATGAGAGAGAGCGAGCACGACAAGAGAACCAGAGACAGCAGAGCCGCAACAGCCATTTCCAAATTCAGGGCTCGCAGTCTCAGCAAGCAATGTCCAAGCTGGCCTTCTTGGTCAGCCCAGTGCCTTTCCGCAGGAAAAAGGGCTCACCACCTACCGCTAGAAGAAGCAGCAGTGGTGGAGGAGGACGAGGTAGCAGACCCAAGTCCAAACAGGCCATTTATGAAGCACTTGATGCAGCCTTGAGAGACATTTATGAGCACATTCAAGCAGAAAGAGGCCACAGAAGCtctaggccacctgatgacagTATTTTGAGAAGAATCCTGGCTGAACTGTTGCCAAGTGTGCCTGAAAGAAGCTCCTCTTTGCGAGGGCGGAGGGGTTGCTGGCATGGGGGTCACTCCTCCACATCTGTTTACCCAGAAGGAAGCCCGACTGGGTTTGCTTCATACAGAGGAGAACCATCCACACCAAGCCTACAGTCACCGAGGTTACAGTCGCCAATCAGTGCCTGCTATGGACGACATTTGGAGACCTCAAACAATAATGAATATGGGGAAGAGCAAGGCAACGGAAATGGTCTTTGTTATTCAG ACCAGGATGTATCGAGGAGTTATTCCACCATGGATGATCGACACACACCGCAGAGCAGAAGAGCAACTCCTGACAAAGAG GTCTCCCATAAACAGATGACACAACTTATTCTGTTCTCTCTCCTCCATCAGAAACAGCCTGCAAGAGCAATTTATGATTTTAAGGCACAAACAGCAAA GGAGTTGACATTTAAAAAGGGCGACTCGGTCAACATCATCAGGCAAATAGATAACAACTGGTACGAAGGCGAGCACAGAGGCCGGGTGGGCATCTTCCCCATCGCATACGTTGAG AAGACGCCGTCGTCAGAGAAGCATCAGCCAAtccgtcctcctcctccagctcaggTCAGGGAGATCGGCGAGGCTCTGGCACGCTATAACTTCAACGCTGACACTAACGTGGAGCTGTCACTAAGAAAG GGGGAGAGAGTTGTAGTCGTCAGGCAGGTGGACCAGAACTGGTATGAGGGGAAGATTCCGGGAACAACCAAGCAAGGCATCTTTCCGGTTTCCTATGTTGAAATTGTCAAGCACTCTCCATCCAAGAGCTCCTCCCATCATGTAGATCCACATGCTTACAGCCGGACACCAAGCTCCACCCCCATCAAG CGGTTGGTACAGGATGCACTCCATGGTGGAGGAGACCC GTACCAGGCTCTGTACAACTACACGCCTCGCAACGAGGACGAGCTGGAGCTGAAGGAGGGAGACGTTGTGGACGTCATGGAGAAATGTGACGACGGCTGGTTTGTTG GGACGTCTCGAAGGAGCAAGCTGTTCGGAACCTTCCCGGGAAACTACGTGAAGCTGCTATAA